TCGAGGGTCGCTCTATCAAGTATCTGGGATGGGCATGATAGAGAATAATTACGAACTGAAGATCATCAACAAACGAAAGGTAGAAGATCAGTTCTCGGTGCACATGTCAGGGCTAGAAGGGGAATTAAATGTGCCTGACTCAATAACCGTTGCACCAGGAGAGGTACGTTCGATACCGCTATCAATAGCGGTAGACCCTAAAAACCTGCAAAATAGTACTGAGGAGATATCACTTGAGGTACGCTCAATTTCCGACCCAAACACGTCTGCCTCATCTGATAGCCGATTTCTGGGGCCAGTAAATTTCTAGCCCCCACCGGCAAACGTTAATATAGATACACAAACGTAAAGAGCCCGCGAGGCTCTTTACGGTTTTATCACCATAACCGATACTTTAGCCCGCTCAACCACACGACTCGTGGTTGAACCTAGCAACACTTTATCGACTCTAGTCACATTATGGCTAGGAATCACAATCAGGTCGGCACTTACTTCTTTTGACTCTTTCAATATCTCTTTATGAGCCTTGCCTTGAAGCACATTAGTCGAGACTTTAACCGACTTAGGCACCTTTCTATCCACATACTGCTTTAACTTTTTTGTTACTGCCGTTAACGCTTTCTCCATTGCATCTTCTGGAAAAAACGCTCCTACCATCGACATACCAAAACCCGGTATCACCGTCACCACATGCAACTCGGCAGCCGAATCAGTCGCTTGTTGAATAGCGACTTTCAGTGCTTTTTCTGCAAACAGTTCATTTTCAAGATCAACGGGAATTAAAATCTTATTGAACATAGAACATCCTCTGTCATGGGAGTAAAACTGGGTTAGTTAGCATATCAAAATAGAAGCATAGACCCTTTATCGGCCATATTCTAAAAAATCAGTCTATTATATTTCGCTTAACGTCATCTATAATCAAAGCATCAACAGACATATTGGTAAACCCATGCGGTTTTTATTATTGATCAACGCGTTACTGTGCTCACTATTGCTCTCTAATGTTGCACAGGCGAGTGACACTATCGTGGTTAGACACTACCAGCATGAGGCCCGCTACCAATTTGGCCTTAAAGTCCTGAATCTTGCGCTAAGCAAACTTAACAAACCCTACGAGATTATTGGCCCCAAGTCACAAGTCGTAAATGAAGCGCGAGGAGAGGCCATGGTGATAAACGGTCGCTATGACCTCGAAGTTTTATCTACCACCGCCGACAGGGAATCGAAAATGATACCGATTAAGATACCTGTTTATCAGGGGCTTTTAGGCTTGAGATTGCTGCTGGTCACACCCCAGCTAAATACTGAGATCAGCAAAGTCCGCAATATAGACGCCCTTAGGCAATTCATCGGTGGGCATGGTTTGCACTGGGCCGATCTAGGAGTTTATAAGGCCAACAACCTGAAAGTAGTAACTGCGGTAAATTATGACAAGTTATTTGAGATGCTCAAAAAGCATCGTTTTGACTACTTTCATCGGGGCGCTAATGAAATATGGGACGAACTAGAACGCTATAAGAACGATTTTGTCATTGCAGATAATATCATGCTCTATTACCCTCAACCGGCCTATTTTTTTATTAGTAAGCACAGACCAGAACTTGCCCAACAAATTGAACAAGGCTTACAACTTGCCATAAAAGATGGCTCCTACAAAGCACTATTTTTATCTCATTACCAAGATACTATTGCTAACGCAGATCTCGCCTCGCGCCACTTAATAACCCTTAAAAACCCAACCGTTCCATCAGATACACCAATCATCGACACTAGTTGGTGGTTACCTCAGCATAAACTCAAGCCCTAATGCTTATAAAACGCTACCCCCTATCAAACGCTAACTTTAAGCCCAAGCCTACAAATAATGCCCCTGCAATACCGCTAAACAACCGGCCTAATTGAGGCTGCGATACCAGCGCTTTAGCTCTCACCACAATAGTCGCCAATGTACACTGCCAGATCATTGCGATAGCAAAATGTAGCAAGGCCAAGAACAAAGATTGAGCCATAGGGGACTGTTGCGGGTTAATAAATTGCGGCAGAAAAGCCATATAGAAAATAACAGTTTTGGGGTTTAACACATTCGACAATAAGCCTTCTCGAAAAGAGCGATAGGAGTCAAATGCCTGCGGTTGTGTGAGCCCGCTCAGCTCAAGTGAGCCTCCTCTCTGCATCGCGCGGCGAAAGCTGCCCACTCCTAGCCATATTAAATAACAAGCACCCGCTATTTTTAGCCCATTAAATGCCCAGGCAGTTTGTAATAAGATAAGCGAAATGCCCACAGCAGAAACCGCTGCGTGAATAAACAAGCCTGAACAAATACCTAAGCTGCTGACCGCACCGTCTTTCCAACCACCCCTAGTGGTATTGCGCACCACCAACAGGGAATCAACACCCGGCGTTAGGGTTAGTACTGTAATTGCGACGACATAAGCCCAGAGTCCAAGTTCCACCGTTCAAACCCTCACATAACGATTGCACGACCAACACTATAGACTCCGGCTAAGGCTATACCGGAATGGCTGCGCTCTTTAGTTTTACTGGATTAACTTAAGGCCTACCGGTAAACCTTCACCAAACACCCGCTTGGTTTCGGCTTCATCCAGCTCTTTAACGGTTTCAACCATCTCAACCCAGCTCGCTGGTGCTTTGGCCAAATTGAGCTTTTCAACGACTTTGTTGCGCCAATCGTCCTCAATATCGCGGCTTCTATCACCGCTCATGCGACTCATCAATACGGCAGCAAACGCGGCCTGCTGGTTTTTCTTCCAATCGGCTTTCAACAACTGTGGCAACCAACGCTGCACATCCTCTTTAGCAATGACATTATGGGCACTGCCGTGAAACGGAATTCGTGATGCAATTCTACCCACAGCCCACCAACTGGTTTTGGTTTCAGCCGGTTTTTCGAGCCGCTTCAATAGCCACTGGGTCAATTCAGTCTTATCTTCTACCGGCAGGTGCTCCAACACCGCGACGAGTTTTACCATGTCTTCGTAAGACTTTTGCTTCGCTTCTGCTTGTAGTTTACGACTGGTTAATGCGGCAGGTTTTAAGTATTTAGCGATATCTTCATAAATACTCACCTGTTGAGTCGCGTTTAAACCACCAGCAGCACGTCTCCAGAATGTCCACCAGTCGATCCAGACCTGGGTCTCTTGGCCAAACTGCAAGCCCGGTTGATACAGATCCCATACTTGCTCGATACGCCAATCATCAACAGGGTATCCAAAACCAGGTCGTAAGCCATAACCGGCTAAATTAAACCAGATACGCTCATGAGCCGCTGATCGACGACGGCGTTTCTTACCCTCTAATAACGCATCAAATAACGCACGTAGTACCGGTACTTCCCAGCTATCACGTTTACCCAGTGCTTTTTCAATATCTACTCGTAGGGTTTTAACCGCTTTTGGGTTCGCTTCTTTTTTACTGCTACCAAAAACTTCATCTACTTTTTCGCGCGCGCGCTCAAACCCTGCCGGGAGCTTTTCTGCAGCATGATGAGCCCTCTGACTCGATAGCTGTTTTCTGATTTCAAACTCAACATGCCAGCGTTGCTGATTCTCACCGACACAATCAATCTGCAATGTACCGACTTCGGTCAAACTAGATGCCAGCGAGACGGTTACTGAGTCCAATTCTGTTTTCTCCAACACCACCACTAAAGGCGGCAGCGAGATAAATGTCTGCTTGGCGACCATTTCATCATCAATAGTGATAATTTCACCAGGCTGATAAGCCTGATCTGCAGTTGTTGATAACAAATGAAATTGTACCGGTTGACCTAACTGCAATGAGAACTTTCGCTCGTCGAGTGTTAGCTCTTGGTCTTCTTCTGTGCCCTTGGGCATCAGACAAATCGCCTGCTTAGCGGTCTCGCTTTGTTCTAACACCAAGAAGAAGGTACGCGCAGAGCCGCCACCAATTTTAAGTTGAGCACCGCGTCTAGCTTTAGCGTATGCCACTGCGCCTTGAGCCACTGCAAGATTAGGGCTATCGTTGGTCAGCATGGTTACCTTATCGCCACGCCAATCGGCTAGCACACTGAGTGCACGTTCACTGAGCACCGAGCTATTAAATACACCACCATTGAACAAGACGGCATCAGGAATCGCGACGCCTTGACCGTTATGGCTCTCATTGTCCAATAATGATGCTTTACACGCCTCTTGATGATCGGCAATAAACTCAGCCAGATACTTACTGACGGCAGGGTCTGGCGCGTAAGGCAAACCAAACTCAACCATACCGCTGCGACGGGCAACAGGTCGCTGATCAAAGCTAACTTGTGGGAAGAAACCCTCTAACGCAATATCTCTAACTTCTTGCTGAGTGAGGTTGCAGCTTTTGGCACCTCCGATTAACTTCGAGCCACTGCCTAGTACAGTCACCTTAGCGCTATCGGGTGCATTCTCACCTAACAACAGCTCTTTCGCTTGGCGCGTTTGCTGTATTAATTGTGACAAGCTGGCGGTACTAAGCTTTTTAGCCGATGAACCACCGCTGATTTGATGCTCTGCTTTATGGGCTAGTGCTAGGTCAACATTATCACCACCCAACATTAAGTGGTTACCCACTCCAACACGGGTTAGTGTGAGTTGATCATCCTGACCTTTTGCCACTTTAATCAAGCTTAGGTCTGTGGTGCCGCCACCCACATCACACACCAGCAATAGTTTAATTTTGGCTAATGCGGCTTGTGCATCATCGCCTTGCCGGGCATACCAGTCATAACAAACCGCTTGAGGTTCTTCGAGCAATAACACCTTACCAAAACCTGCACGCTCCGCCGCCTCGACCGTTAGCGCTCTGGCACCTTCATCAAACGAAGCCGGTACGGTAATGACCACCTCTTGATGCTCCATCAAGGCATCAGGGTGCTCGGTATTCCAAGCTTTGCGCACATGATATAAATAACTTGAAGAGGCTAAGACCGGTGACACCTTCGCCACCCCTTCAGCCCCCGCCCAAGGCAGAATGTCAGCACTACGATCAACCTGAGGATGAGATAGCCAGCTTTTTGCACTGACCACTTGGCGACCATCAACCTTAGCACCAAGCTCTCTTGCCCACTCCCCGACTACCACCTGCGAAAGCTCACCCGCTAGTTCATCACCTGCTAAGCCTGACCAAGGTAAAACCATATCCGACTCATTCAGCTCTCCCACGGTGGGGTGATACCTAAAAGACGGTAACATCGGTCGTTTGGCCACTTCGCCTGCCGCAACCAACTGTTCGATTGCAAAGATCTGGCAGTTATCGGGAGTTAATGGCTGCTGCATATCCGCATAAGCCACAACAGTATTAGTCGTACCTAAATCGATACCGATTAGATATTGGGGCTGTTGATTTGTCATTTAATCTCGTACATCCAATTCAATCTGCCAACGCTCTGCTTCACCATTGCTATCGGTACTATTGACCGAGATGGCTTCTAGTTTAAGGGTGCCAACTTCGGTTACTTTTGACATCAGGCGCACCGGCACCACTTCACCTTTGCGACGACCATTGGCAGAACCGTTTGCGTCTATCGACAGGGTTGCTTGTAGTTCTGGTAACTCTTCTAACTCTCCGTCTTGCCAGTGATCAAGCTGAACACCTGCTTCATCATGGCGTCGTGTGTTGGAGCCAAAAAATCTAAATCGAACCGGCTCGCCCACGACCAGACCAAACTCAGCGCTACCTGCTGCAGTTTCAGACCCTTCTTCCATGCCAAAAGGAGCAATACATAACGCTTCTAACGGTGGCTCCATACCAGGTATCGCAGGCATTGAGCTTTCAATACCGACATAATAAGTGCTCGCTAACCCCCCTCGAATACGCACACCTTGGCCTTTTCTAACGTAGCCGTAATAGCTCGCGCCACTGGCAACTGCCAAGTCCAAATCCGCATCAGAGAGCAACCGCGCAGGTTCAGAGCCGGCATCGGTAAGCCATTGGTTGATAATCGACAACGTTCGGTTAGCCAGCGCAGGAGCCTTCAAAACGCCACCATTAAACAAAATCGCAGTGGGTTTTATAAAATTAGAGGCTTGGGGCGTATCAAAGCTCGCAGCCAGAGGGTCAAACGGCATCTCATCGGCAGGCGCACTGCCCAACACGTCGCTTGCAGCATCGACTTGTCGACTTAAAAACGCTGCTAAATGTCGTGATACTGCAGGATCTTGCGCGTAAGGTAAGCCTTTCTGTGTCAATGCACTACGACGAGCAGCTCGAGGGTGGTCATTAATGCCCACTTGGGGGAAGAACCCTTCCACTAAGGTCTCGCGGACCTCTGTGCGTGTAAGTTCTGTGCGTAGCGTATTACCGAGTAACTTGGAGCCGCGACTAGGCACGGTAATCGGCACACTTTCGACATCGTTATCGAGCAGTAGCTGCTCTTTGGCATCACGACAGGCGTGGGTAATCGCTTGAATTTGCCAAGGTTGTAACTCTTTGCCTTGTTCTGCCAGTTTGGCCTTAACCCGATAAGCGAGGGCTAAATCCATATTGTCGCCACCTAACAGAATATGGTCGCCGACAGCCACTCGATTAAGAGTTAAGCTGCCCTCTTCTTCTGTGACCGCCACTAACGATAAATCTGTCGTGCCGCCACCGATATCAACCACTAATATAATATCGCCAATATTAACCTGTTCGCGCCACGCTTCTCCGCTGGCATGCACCCAGTTATAAACCGCCGCTTGAGGCTCTTCGAGCAAGGTTAGATGATCAAGTCCCAACGCACTAGCCGCCTCTGCCGTTAATTCACGAGCAGCGGGGTCAAAGGAGGCAGGAATAGTAATGGTGACCTCTTGCTGATCAAGCGGAAAGTCAGGAAATTGATGCTCCCAAGCTGCACGCAAATGGTCTAAATATTCAAATGTCGCGGTTAACGGGGATATTTTAGCGACCTCTTCAGGGCTGCCCGCCGGCAAGAAATCTGCGTGGCGGTCAACACCACTATGACAGAGCCAGCTTTTAGCACTAGCTACCAGTCGTATAGGCGTTTTACTACCCAAGCTGCGTGCAATGTTGCCAACTATCTCATCAGGCTTGTCATTCCAAGGCAGTGCAATATCTGAAGGGTTGAGTTCGGATTCATGGGGTCGATAGATAAATGACGGCAACTGCTTTTGCTCTTCTATCACTCCAGGCTGACTCAGTTGAGGAATCGACATAATCGTCAACCCTGGTTCAACCGATGGGTTTTCGGCTGCCGCTTTTAAATCTAAATAAGACAATACACAGTGTGTTGTGCCCAAATCGATACCAACCGAGTAACGAGCACCCTGCTCTGTAGATACTGGGTCTATCATAGCTCCACCTCAGCCGGTGCCACTATTGAAGTATCATGACCGTCCGCCAACTTAGGTAATCTAATATCGGTAACCTTCCAACCTTTGTGGATCAACGAACCCGTAAACGGTGCTTCACCCACCACATTGCCAGTTAAACGAACTTCTGAGGCGTTAAAGCCAGCCGCTAACGTAATTCGGGTCTCTTCATTTTCATTTCTAACCGGCGCAAAGGTAAAGTAAGTCTCAAGGGCTTTCTTGCTTCCTTCATGCACTACTCGGGCAGCAGCACCGATATCCGCATCAGAATAACCAGCAAGATCTTCTTGGGTAAAATCGATAAAACGAGCTTCTTGTTGCAACAACGTGAGTAACTGTAAAGCCGCATCAGGGGTTGCCTCTTTTAACTGGGCAGGCTTTGGTGCTTCTGCTGCGGGTGTTTCAACGCTGGGCTTTACTGGCTCGGGTGCGCTTGCATGTTGATTGCCCAATGTTGGCTGCTGAGCCGGTTTTTTAACTAAGAACAAAACAAAAAATATCACCGCAACAATAGCCAACCCTAAATGAAGCATGTCAAATGTAGTCGGGGCTGCGGTTAAATTAATGTTCATAATTCGTTTCCTTGTTATTCGCTATAAGTAAAAACAAAAGATTTTACAGGGCTGTTTACGATATTTGTCAGCTCACTGGACATATGGTGCGCTATTTTACGACAAAAGCAGAGTATTGGGCAGATTAGTTGTAGAGAGATGCTCGTTTATCTAAGACTTATCAATAGAGGTGATCCAATATTGCTATTTATCAGTAAATAACTACACACCCGCGACATTGTTGGCTGTTTTTTGCGTGATAGTAGAGGATTATTTTATGTTTGGACTGTTTAAGTCTGACCCGGTCAAAAAGTACCGAAAAGAATACGAGAAAGTATTACAAGAGGCGATGCAAGCTCAGCGCAGCGGCGATATTAGACTATATTCTGAGTTAAGTTCAGAAGCTGACAAGCTATACCAGAAACTCAAAGCCTCTGAGCCATCACACCCTTAGGCTTTGTGAGCTTAACCTTATGAATAAACTGTTCGATACCATTTCCAACCGCCTGAGTAAGACAGAGTTTACGACTATTCGCCTTATTCTCGGCGACCAATTAAATGCCGAGCACAGTTGGTTTAACACAAAAGACCCCGAAACTTTATACCTGATAGCCGAACTGCACCAAGAGCAACACTACGTAAAACATCATGTGCAGAAAATATCTGCTTTCTTCAAGTCGATGGAGAACTTTGCTCAAGCGCTTAATCAAGCAGGCCATCAGGTTTTGCACCTAACCCTCGATGACACCGAAGGCGTTGCTACTCTAAATGAGCTGCTGTTAGCGCTCGCAACTCGATTTAAAAGCACTCAAATCCACTATCAACGGCCTGACGAGTTCCGTTTAACCCAACACTTTGATGCATTACAACAAACACTATCGACACAGACAGGCCAACAGATAGTGCTAACCTGTTTTGATAGCGAGCACTTTATTCTCCCTATTGAAGATATACCCCAATATTTCAAAAAGGGTAAGCATGTACGGATGGAGAATTTCTACCGTGCCATGCGCAAGCGCTTTAATGTTTTAATGGAAGGTGACCACCCTGTAGGCGGCCAATGGAACTTTGATGCAGATAACCGTAATCACTTTAAAAAAGCTGACCTATTGGTTATTCCCGAGCCACTGATATTTGCAAACGACGTTAAAGAGGTCATTGAACGCATAAAGCGCCACAACATCCCAACCATGGGGCATACTGAAACAGAGCTTCTCTGGCCTTGTAGCAGAGCCCAAGCAAGACAACTTCTTGAGTACTTTTGTCAGACCTGCCTACCTAACTTTGGCCGCTTTCAAGATGCCATGACCGAGCACTCGGCCTATGCTTGGAGCCTCTACCACTCACGGCTGAGTTTTGCCTTAAACGCTAAGATGATCCACCCTCTGGATGTAATTGATGCCGCTATAGAACAGTTTCATCAGGCAGAAGGGGAGATCAATATTGCCCAAATTGAAGGCTTTATTCGGCAAATACTAGGCTGGCGTGAGTATGTTCGTGGCATGTATTGGATCAACATGCCTGATCTATCAACTCTCAATGCGCTGCAAGCTGAGCGGCCGCTTCCTCGGTGGTTTTGGGATGGCAACACTAAAATGAACTGTCTCAGCAAAGCCATTTCACAATCATTAGATTATGCCTATGCCCATCATATTCAGAGATTAATGATCACCGGCAATTTTGCCTTATTGACAGGGTTAAACCCAGATGAGGTTGATGAGTGGTATTTAGGTATTTATATAGACGCCATAGAGTGGGTTGAGATGCCCAACACCCGAGGCATGGCACTATCAGCTGATGGTGGTTTGATTGCGACCAAGCCCTATGCCGCGAGTGGCAATTACATCAACAAAATGAGTGACCACTGCAAAAGCTGCCACTACTCAGTAAAAGAAAAAACAGGTGAAAGCGCTTGCCCGTTTAATAGTCTGTACTGGAACTTTTTAGATCAGCATAAATCTTACTTTCAGCAAAATCCTCGCATGGCCTTCCCGTATAAAACATGGCAGCGTATGGATGCGGTTCAGCAGGCCGATATTTTACAGCATGCAACCAAACTACTAGGCAACCTCGATGCACTTTAGTGATCTATTTTCCTGTTATCCGCGTAGTAGTATAAAGTCGTTCAGCCAT
This genomic window from Alkalimarinus sediminis contains:
- a CDS encoding DUF6435 family protein encodes the protein MFGLFKSDPVKKYRKEYEKVLQEAMQAQRSGDIRLYSELSSEADKLYQKLKASEPSHP
- a CDS encoding Hsp70 family protein, whose product is MIDPVSTEQGARYSVGIDLGTTHCVLSYLDLKAAAENPSVEPGLTIMSIPQLSQPGVIEEQKQLPSFIYRPHESELNPSDIALPWNDKPDEIVGNIARSLGSKTPIRLVASAKSWLCHSGVDRHADFLPAGSPEEVAKISPLTATFEYLDHLRAAWEHQFPDFPLDQQEVTITIPASFDPAARELTAEAASALGLDHLTLLEEPQAAVYNWVHASGEAWREQVNIGDIILVVDIGGGTTDLSLVAVTEEEGSLTLNRVAVGDHILLGGDNMDLALAYRVKAKLAEQGKELQPWQIQAITHACRDAKEQLLLDNDVESVPITVPSRGSKLLGNTLRTELTRTEVRETLVEGFFPQVGINDHPRAARRSALTQKGLPYAQDPAVSRHLAAFLSRQVDAASDVLGSAPADEMPFDPLAASFDTPQASNFIKPTAILFNGGVLKAPALANRTLSIINQWLTDAGSEPARLLSDADLDLAVASGASYYGYVRKGQGVRIRGGLASTYYVGIESSMPAIPGMEPPLEALCIAPFGMEEGSETAAGSAEFGLVVGEPVRFRFFGSNTRRHDEAGVQLDHWQDGELEELPELQATLSIDANGSANGRRKGEVVPVRLMSKVTEVGTLKLEAISVNSTDSNGEAERWQIELDVRD
- a CDS encoding Hsp70 family protein; this encodes MTNQQPQYLIGIDLGTTNTVVAYADMQQPLTPDNCQIFAIEQLVAAGEVAKRPMLPSFRYHPTVGELNESDMVLPWSGLAGDELAGELSQVVVGEWARELGAKVDGRQVVSAKSWLSHPQVDRSADILPWAGAEGVAKVSPVLASSSYLYHVRKAWNTEHPDALMEHQEVVITVPASFDEGARALTVEAAERAGFGKVLLLEEPQAVCYDWYARQGDDAQAALAKIKLLLVCDVGGGTTDLSLIKVAKGQDDQLTLTRVGVGNHLMLGGDNVDLALAHKAEHQISGGSSAKKLSTASLSQLIQQTRQAKELLLGENAPDSAKVTVLGSGSKLIGGAKSCNLTQQEVRDIALEGFFPQVSFDQRPVARRSGMVEFGLPYAPDPAVSKYLAEFIADHQEACKASLLDNESHNGQGVAIPDAVLFNGGVFNSSVLSERALSVLADWRGDKVTMLTNDSPNLAVAQGAVAYAKARRGAQLKIGGGSARTFFLVLEQSETAKQAICLMPKGTEEDQELTLDERKFSLQLGQPVQFHLLSTTADQAYQPGEIITIDDEMVAKQTFISLPPLVVVLEKTELDSVTVSLASSLTEVGTLQIDCVGENQQRWHVEFEIRKQLSSQRAHHAAEKLPAGFERAREKVDEVFGSSKKEANPKAVKTLRVDIEKALGKRDSWEVPVLRALFDALLEGKKRRRRSAAHERIWFNLAGYGLRPGFGYPVDDWRIEQVWDLYQPGLQFGQETQVWIDWWTFWRRAAGGLNATQQVSIYEDIAKYLKPAALTSRKLQAEAKQKSYEDMVKLVAVLEHLPVEDKTELTQWLLKRLEKPAETKTSWWAVGRIASRIPFHGSAHNVIAKEDVQRWLPQLLKADWKKNQQAAFAAVLMSRMSGDRSRDIEDDWRNKVVEKLNLAKAPASWVEMVETVKELDEAETKRVFGEGLPVGLKLIQ
- a CDS encoding transporter substrate-binding domain-containing protein — translated: MRFLLLINALLCSLLLSNVAQASDTIVVRHYQHEARYQFGLKVLNLALSKLNKPYEIIGPKSQVVNEARGEAMVINGRYDLEVLSTTADRESKMIPIKIPVYQGLLGLRLLLVTPQLNTEISKVRNIDALRQFIGGHGLHWADLGVYKANNLKVVTAVNYDKLFEMLKKHRFDYFHRGANEIWDELERYKNDFVIADNIMLYYPQPAYFFISKHRPELAQQIEQGLQLAIKDGSYKALFLSHYQDTIANADLASRHLITLKNPTVPSDTPIIDTSWWLPQHKLKP
- a CDS encoding cryptochrome/photolyase family protein; this encodes MNKLFDTISNRLSKTEFTTIRLILGDQLNAEHSWFNTKDPETLYLIAELHQEQHYVKHHVQKISAFFKSMENFAQALNQAGHQVLHLTLDDTEGVATLNELLLALATRFKSTQIHYQRPDEFRLTQHFDALQQTLSTQTGQQIVLTCFDSEHFILPIEDIPQYFKKGKHVRMENFYRAMRKRFNVLMEGDHPVGGQWNFDADNRNHFKKADLLVIPEPLIFANDVKEVIERIKRHNIPTMGHTETELLWPCSRAQARQLLEYFCQTCLPNFGRFQDAMTEHSAYAWSLYHSRLSFALNAKMIHPLDVIDAAIEQFHQAEGEINIAQIEGFIRQILGWREYVRGMYWINMPDLSTLNALQAERPLPRWFWDGNTKMNCLSKAISQSLDYAYAHHIQRLMITGNFALLTGLNPDEVDEWYLGIYIDAIEWVEMPNTRGMALSADGGLIATKPYAASGNYINKMSDHCKSCHYSVKEKTGESACPFNSLYWNFLDQHKSYFQQNPRMAFPYKTWQRMDAVQQADILQHATKLLGNLDAL
- a CDS encoding universal stress protein, whose amino-acid sequence is MFNKILIPVDLENELFAEKALKVAIQQATDSAAELHVVTVIPGFGMSMVGAFFPEDAMEKALTAVTKKLKQYVDRKVPKSVKVSTNVLQGKAHKEILKESKEVSADLIVIPSHNVTRVDKVLLGSTTSRVVERAKVSVMVIKP
- a CDS encoding LysE family translocator, encoding MELGLWAYVVAITVLTLTPGVDSLLVVRNTTRGGWKDGAVSSLGICSGLFIHAAVSAVGISLILLQTAWAFNGLKIAGACYLIWLGVGSFRRAMQRGGSLELSGLTQPQAFDSYRSFREGLLSNVLNPKTVIFYMAFLPQFINPQQSPMAQSLFLALLHFAIAMIWQCTLATIVVRAKALVSQPQLGRLFSGIAGALFVGLGLKLAFDRG
- a CDS encoding DUF2760 domain-containing protein, producing the protein MNINLTAAPTTFDMLHLGLAIVAVIFFVLFLVKKPAQQPTLGNQHASAPEPVKPSVETPAAEAPKPAQLKEATPDAALQLLTLLQQEARFIDFTQEDLAGYSDADIGAAARVVHEGSKKALETYFTFAPVRNENEETRITLAAGFNASEVRLTGNVVGEAPFTGSLIHKGWKVTDIRLPKLADGHDTSIVAPAEVEL